From Bacillus oleivorans, the proteins below share one genomic window:
- a CDS encoding TetR/AcrR family transcriptional regulator — protein MRVVKEAEERRNEILDAADELFGQKGFDGTSTKDIIEKVGIARGTLYYHFKSKEDIMDALIERYNGRLLGAAQEIAVDKRIPLIERIIRVVMAMNLSGASSKEIMEHIHKPQNALMHQKIQKVIVCGVTPILTGIIREGIEQGLFNTPFPYECMEMVVVYANAVFDENLVEMKDEDRTSRIQAFIFNTERLLGAKSGSLMSIMQLFGSENGESNE, from the coding sequence ATGAGAGTTGTAAAAGAAGCCGAGGAACGCAGAAACGAAATACTTGACGCGGCTGATGAGCTTTTCGGTCAGAAGGGCTTTGACGGCACAAGTACAAAAGATATTATCGAAAAGGTCGGAATTGCGCGGGGAACTCTCTATTATCACTTCAAGTCGAAGGAGGATATTATGGACGCGCTGATTGAGCGGTATAATGGCCGTCTTTTAGGCGCGGCGCAGGAAATTGCCGTAGACAAGAGGATCCCCTTAATTGAGCGGATTATTCGGGTTGTAATGGCAATGAACTTAAGTGGTGCAAGCAGCAAAGAGATAATGGAGCATATTCACAAGCCGCAGAACGCGCTAATGCATCAGAAAATTCAAAAGGTCATCGTTTGCGGCGTTACGCCGATACTGACGGGAATCATCCGGGAGGGGATTGAACAGGGTCTGTTCAACACACCGTTCCCGTATGAATGTATGGAAATGGTTGTGGTATATGCGAATGCCGTTTTTGATGAAAATTTGGTTGAAATGAAGGACGAGGATCGCACTTCACGCATACAGGCGTTTATTTTTAACACAGAAAGGCTGCTCGGTGCCAAAAGCGGAAGTCTCATGTCCATTATGCAATTATTTGGGAGCGAAAATGGAGAAAGCAATGAATAA